A single genomic interval of Dromiciops gliroides isolate mDroGli1 chromosome 1, mDroGli1.pri, whole genome shotgun sequence harbors:
- the TIMM29 gene encoding mitochondrial import inner membrane translocase subunit Tim29 — translation MVTAALWRRVYSRAAAAAVAGGEGAGPTGAAAKRGVWERLGAWVRGLLRDYAEACTDAAAAARERPVRAVLYAGLLGGAAACALRAPEEASFEEALLDASGTLLLLAPGTRNPGSEAHVQRLLWLRGRGRLRHLSLGLCSLLYEAPYDPEASLYQARCRHLQPRWADFPGRVLDVGFLGRWWVLSAKMRDFDINDDEFRHLPPHLRTLAEHQLRSEANERLFDEKYLPVVLTEDQVDQALWEEHVLQKEKKDRLMLSEAAPEEFGAPAAAD, via the exons ATGGTGACAGCCGCGCTGTGGAGGAGAGTCTACTCTAGAGCCGCGGCCGCGGCCGTTGCGGGAGGAGAAGGAGCGGGTCCCACCGGGGCCGCGGCCAAGCGGGGCGTGTGGGAGCGGCTAG GCGCCTGGGTCCGCGGGCTCCTGCGCGACTACGCCGAGGCGTGCACGgacgcggcggcggcggcgcgggAGCGGCCCGTGCGAGCGGTGCTGTACGCGGGGCTTCTGGGCGGCGCGGCTGCCTGCGCCCTACGGGCCCCGGAGGAGGCGTCCTTCGAGGAGGCGCTGCTGGATGCTTCCGGGACCCTGCTGCTGCTTGCGCCCGGCACCCGCAACCCCGGCTCGGAGGCGCACGTGCAGCGGCTGCTGTGGCTGCGGGGCCGGGGCCGGCTGCGCCACCTCAGCCTGGGCCTGTGCTCGCTGCTTTACGAGGCTCCCTATGACCCCGAGGCCAGTCTCTACCAGGCGCGCTGCCGCCACCTGCAGCCGCGCTGGGCCGACTTCCCGGGCCGCGTGCTCGACGTGGGCTTCCTAGGCCGCTGGTGGGTGCTGAGCGCCAAGATGCGCGACTTCGACATCAACGACGATGAGTTCCGCCACCTGCCGCCGCACCTCCGCACGCTGGCGGAGCACCAGCTGCGCTCCGAGGCCAACGAGCGGCTCTTCGACGAGAAGTACCTGCCCGTGGTGCTCACGGAGGACCAGGTGGACCAGGCCCTGTGGGAGGAGCACGTCCtccagaaggagaagaaggatcGGCTGATGCTGAGCGAGGCCGCCCCAGAGGAATTCGGGGCTCCGGCGGCTGCGGACTGA